From a region of the Cololabis saira isolate AMF1-May2022 chromosome 8, fColSai1.1, whole genome shotgun sequence genome:
- the LOC133448388 gene encoding synaptotagmin-2 isoform X1: MKFNIFKKPQAMKAEETTSVPTATMAPSPAMVTTSAPDTSGSNNTEISKNDMFEEIRTKFLNEIDKIPLPPWALIAIAVVAALLVLTCCFCIIKKCCCKKKKNKKGKKGKDGFNMKNMQGEKHQDDDDDEEEGETGITEEEKEEEEKEPEKLGKLQYSIDYDFENTKLTIGILQAADLISMDSGGTSDPYVKVFILPDKKKKYDTKVHKKTLNPVFNETFVFKVPYEELGGKTLVMSVYDYDRFSKHDVIGEVKVAMNTIDLGRPIEEWRDLESADQEEPEKLGDICISLRYVPTAGKLTVCILEAKNLKKMDACGLSDPYVKIQLLQGGKRLKKKKTTVKKNTLNPYYNESFSFEIPLEQMQKILVVVTVFDYDKIGKNDAIGKIFVGSKATGLGLKHWSDMLSNPRRPIAQWHVLMPEEDIDGQLAKLAAKK; encoded by the exons ATGAAgttcaacatattcaaaaagCCACAGGCCATGAAGGCCGAAGAGACCACCAGCGTTCCCACTGCGACCATGGCTCCCTCCCCGGCCATGGTCACCACCTCCGCACCGGACACTTCTGGCTCCAACAACACGGAGATCAGCAAGAATGACATGTTTGAGGAGATCAGGACCAAATTCCTAAATGAGATTGATAAAATCCCTC TTCCTCCGTGGGCTTTGATTGCCATCGCTGTGGTTGCTGCATTGCTCGTCCTCACTTGCTGTTTCTGCATAATCAAAAAGTGCTGctgcaagaagaagaagaacaagaaaggaaaaaagggcaAGGATGGATTCAACATGAAGAACATGCAGGGCGAG aaacaccaggatgacgacgatgatgaggaggagggagaaACTGGAATcacagaggaggagaaagaggaggaggagaaagagccGGAAAAACTGGGAAAGCTGCAGTACTCTATAGATTATGACTTTGAGAATACAAAG CTCACAATCGGCATCCTCCAAGCTGCAGATCTCATATCCATGGACTCTGGTGGAACTTCTGATCCGTATGTGAAAGTCTTTATTCTCCCTGATAAGAAGAAGAAGTATGACACCAAGGTGCACAAGAAAACACTCAACCCTGTCTTCAATGAGACATTTGTTTTCAAG GTACCCTACGAGGAGCTGGGGGGAAAGACCCTAGTGATGTCTGTTTATGACTATGACCGATTTTCCAAACATGACGTCATTGGAGAGGTGAAGGTCGCCATGAATACCATTGACCTTGGACGGCCCATTGAAGAGTGGCGGGACCTGGAGAGCGCTGATCAAGAAGAG CCTGAGAAACTTGGAGACATCTGCATCTCCCTCCGCTACGTCCCCACTGCCGGGAAACTCACCGTCTGCATCCTGGAGGCAAAGAACCTGAAGAAGATGGATGCCTGCGGCTTATCTG ATCCTTACGTGAAGATCCAGCTGCTGCAGGGCGGAAAGCgcctgaagaaaaagaagacaacAGTGAAGAAGAACACCCTCAATCCATATTACAATGAATCCTTCAGCTTTGAAATCCCCCTGGAACAGATGCAG AAAATCTTGGTGGTAGTCACAGTGTTTGATTATGACAAGATAGGTAAGAACGACGCCATCGGAAAGATCTTCGTTGGCAGCAAGGCCACCGGCTTAGGTCTTAAGCACTGGTCAGACATGCTGTCAAATCCACGCCGCCCCATTGCCCAGTGGCATGTATTGATGCCAGAGGAGGATATTGATGGTCAGCTGGCAAAACTGGCTGCAAAGAAGTAG
- the LOC133448388 gene encoding synaptotagmin-2 isoform X2 yields the protein MKFNIFKKPQAMKAEETTSVPTATMAPSPAMVTTSAPDTSGSNNTEISKNDMFEEIRTKFLNEIDKIPLPPWALIAIAVVAALLVLTCCFCIIKKCCCKKKKNKKGKKGKDGFNMKNMQGEDDDDDEEEGETGITEEEKEEEEKEPEKLGKLQYSIDYDFENTKLTIGILQAADLISMDSGGTSDPYVKVFILPDKKKKYDTKVHKKTLNPVFNETFVFKVPYEELGGKTLVMSVYDYDRFSKHDVIGEVKVAMNTIDLGRPIEEWRDLESADQEEPEKLGDICISLRYVPTAGKLTVCILEAKNLKKMDACGLSDPYVKIQLLQGGKRLKKKKTTVKKNTLNPYYNESFSFEIPLEQMQKILVVVTVFDYDKIGKNDAIGKIFVGSKATGLGLKHWSDMLSNPRRPIAQWHVLMPEEDIDGQLAKLAAKK from the exons ATGAAgttcaacatattcaaaaagCCACAGGCCATGAAGGCCGAAGAGACCACCAGCGTTCCCACTGCGACCATGGCTCCCTCCCCGGCCATGGTCACCACCTCCGCACCGGACACTTCTGGCTCCAACAACACGGAGATCAGCAAGAATGACATGTTTGAGGAGATCAGGACCAAATTCCTAAATGAGATTGATAAAATCCCTC TTCCTCCGTGGGCTTTGATTGCCATCGCTGTGGTTGCTGCATTGCTCGTCCTCACTTGCTGTTTCTGCATAATCAAAAAGTGCTGctgcaagaagaagaagaacaagaaaggaaaaaagggcaAGGATGGATTCAACATGAAGAACATGCAGGGCGAG gatgacgacgatgatgaggaggagggagaaACTGGAATcacagaggaggagaaagaggaggaggagaaagagccGGAAAAACTGGGAAAGCTGCAGTACTCTATAGATTATGACTTTGAGAATACAAAG CTCACAATCGGCATCCTCCAAGCTGCAGATCTCATATCCATGGACTCTGGTGGAACTTCTGATCCGTATGTGAAAGTCTTTATTCTCCCTGATAAGAAGAAGAAGTATGACACCAAGGTGCACAAGAAAACACTCAACCCTGTCTTCAATGAGACATTTGTTTTCAAG GTACCCTACGAGGAGCTGGGGGGAAAGACCCTAGTGATGTCTGTTTATGACTATGACCGATTTTCCAAACATGACGTCATTGGAGAGGTGAAGGTCGCCATGAATACCATTGACCTTGGACGGCCCATTGAAGAGTGGCGGGACCTGGAGAGCGCTGATCAAGAAGAG CCTGAGAAACTTGGAGACATCTGCATCTCCCTCCGCTACGTCCCCACTGCCGGGAAACTCACCGTCTGCATCCTGGAGGCAAAGAACCTGAAGAAGATGGATGCCTGCGGCTTATCTG ATCCTTACGTGAAGATCCAGCTGCTGCAGGGCGGAAAGCgcctgaagaaaaagaagacaacAGTGAAGAAGAACACCCTCAATCCATATTACAATGAATCCTTCAGCTTTGAAATCCCCCTGGAACAGATGCAG AAAATCTTGGTGGTAGTCACAGTGTTTGATTATGACAAGATAGGTAAGAACGACGCCATCGGAAAGATCTTCGTTGGCAGCAAGGCCACCGGCTTAGGTCTTAAGCACTGGTCAGACATGCTGTCAAATCCACGCCGCCCCATTGCCCAGTGGCATGTATTGATGCCAGAGGAGGATATTGATGGTCAGCTGGCAAAACTGGCTGCAAAGAAGTAG